In the Micromonospora narathiwatensis genome, one interval contains:
- a CDS encoding flavin-containing monooxygenase — protein MSSSTDLGHSGPDPAVAPTRDGRPVSDRGDTVCVIGAGASGLTAVKNLREHGFGVDCYERETGVGGAWNWRHDRSPVYASTHLISSRPFTQFPDFPMPDDWPDYPHHAQLLSYFERYADHFDLRQHVWFGTEVVRVEPVDGDRWDVTTRSTGGYGPERTSRYAAVVLANGHNWSPKLPRYEGLEEFRGEVMHASSYKDSAQLRGKRVLVVGAGNTGCDIAVEAAQQASRCWHSARRGYWYAPKYVFGRPADQVNDTLLALRVPLRVRQWLYHWTLRLTVGDLTRFGLPKPDHRVYETHPIANSQLVYHVGHGQITPVPDVARFHDRTVALTDGREIDPELVVFATGYLPRFEFLDGAVLGDADGTGRPRLWLNAFTAGHPTLAVVGLVQPDSGVFPIAHWQSVLFARLLALRATRPERAAAFGRKVAAGLGQRYSGKVKDSTRHWFEIGHVDYLRALQRALYDLEGGR, from the coding sequence GTGTCCTCCTCCACCGACCTCGGCCACTCCGGCCCGGACCCGGCGGTCGCCCCGACCCGGGACGGCCGCCCGGTCTCCGACCGGGGCGACACCGTCTGCGTCATCGGCGCCGGCGCCAGCGGCCTCACCGCCGTGAAGAACCTCCGCGAGCACGGCTTCGGCGTCGACTGCTACGAGCGGGAGACCGGCGTCGGCGGCGCGTGGAACTGGCGGCACGACCGCAGCCCGGTGTACGCCAGCACCCACCTCATCTCGTCGCGGCCGTTCACCCAGTTCCCCGACTTCCCGATGCCGGACGACTGGCCGGACTACCCGCACCACGCCCAGCTGCTGTCCTACTTCGAGCGCTACGCCGACCACTTCGACCTGCGCCAGCACGTCTGGTTCGGCACCGAGGTGGTCCGGGTGGAGCCGGTCGACGGGGACCGCTGGGACGTCACCACCCGCAGCACCGGCGGCTACGGACCCGAACGCACCTCCCGGTACGCGGCGGTGGTGCTGGCCAACGGACACAACTGGTCGCCGAAGCTGCCCCGGTACGAGGGGCTGGAGGAGTTCCGTGGCGAGGTCATGCACGCCTCGTCGTACAAGGACTCGGCGCAACTGCGCGGCAAGCGGGTGCTGGTGGTCGGCGCCGGCAACACCGGCTGCGACATCGCGGTCGAGGCGGCCCAGCAGGCGTCCCGCTGTTGGCACTCGGCCCGGCGGGGCTACTGGTACGCCCCGAAGTATGTCTTCGGCCGCCCCGCCGACCAGGTCAACGACACCCTGCTCGCGCTGCGGGTGCCGCTGCGCGTGCGGCAGTGGCTCTACCACTGGACGCTGCGGCTGACCGTCGGCGACCTGACCCGGTTCGGGCTGCCCAAGCCGGACCACCGGGTCTACGAGACCCACCCGATCGCCAACAGCCAGCTCGTCTACCACGTCGGCCACGGGCAGATCACCCCGGTGCCGGACGTGGCCCGGTTCCACGACCGTACGGTGGCGTTGACCGACGGGCGGGAGATCGACCCGGAGCTGGTCGTCTTCGCCACCGGTTACCTGCCGCGCTTCGAGTTCCTCGACGGCGCGGTGCTCGGCGACGCCGACGGCACCGGCCGCCCCCGACTCTGGCTGAACGCCTTCACCGCCGGCCACCCCACCCTGGCCGTGGTCGGCCTGGTGCAGCCGGACTCCGGGGTCTTCCCCATCGCGCACTGGCAGAGCGTGCTCTTCGCCCGGCTGCTGGCCCTCCGCGCCACCCGGCCGGAGCGGGCCGCCGCGTTCGGCCGCAAGGTGGCCGCCGGCCTCGGCCAGCGCTACTCGGGGAAGGTCAAGGACAGCACCCGGCACTGGTTCGAGATCGGGCACGTCGACTACCTACGCGCGCTCCAGCGTGCCCTGTACGACCTGGAGGGCGGCCGGTGA
- a CDS encoding alpha/beta hydrolase, with protein MTERVRIVRPWEWARPERPARREVLTVVPELEAAKPPLLFVPGFGHGAWAFAEHWLGHAASRGFPAYALSLRGHGASAPAPEATLRSYTHDVVQAAAGLPRQAVLVGHGAGARVVAHALARYPARAAVLVAPVLGGWGTFGTALRRNPVGTLPAVFGGRLRLHRRQLFSRELPDGEARGYVSRLGRAGRRAQWQLVTGRQPEPAVGRPPVLVLGSPDDRVVSPSALTRAARRYASAPLLFPGMGHDLMLDARWREPIDAILDWLEKDPAPAAG; from the coding sequence ATGACGGAACGGGTCCGGATCGTCCGGCCGTGGGAGTGGGCCCGTCCGGAGCGCCCGGCCCGCCGCGAGGTGCTGACCGTGGTGCCCGAGCTGGAGGCGGCGAAGCCGCCGCTGCTTTTCGTACCCGGGTTCGGGCACGGGGCGTGGGCGTTCGCCGAGCACTGGCTGGGGCACGCCGCGTCCCGGGGCTTCCCGGCGTACGCGCTCAGCCTGCGCGGGCACGGCGCCAGCGCGCCGGCGCCGGAGGCGACGCTGCGGTCGTACACCCATGACGTGGTCCAGGCGGCGGCGGGCCTGCCGCGGCAGGCGGTGCTGGTCGGCCACGGCGCCGGCGCCCGGGTGGTGGCACACGCCCTGGCCCGCTACCCGGCCCGGGCGGCGGTGCTGGTGGCGCCGGTGCTCGGCGGCTGGGGGACGTTCGGCACCGCGCTGCGCCGCAACCCGGTCGGCACCCTGCCGGCGGTCTTCGGCGGTCGGCTGCGACTGCACCGCCGGCAGCTGTTCAGCCGGGAGCTGCCCGACGGCGAGGCCCGCGGGTACGTCTCGCGGCTGGGCCGCGCGGGCCGGCGGGCCCAGTGGCAGCTGGTCACCGGCAGGCAGCCGGAGCCGGCCGTGGGCCGCCCGCCGGTGCTGGTGCTGGGCAGCCCGGACGACCGGGTGGTGTCGCCGTCCGCGCTGACCCGGGCCGCCCGCCGGTACGCCTCGGCCCCGCTGCTCTTCCCCGGCATGGGGCACGACCTGATGCTCGACGCCCGCTGGCGGGAGCCGATCGACGCGATCCTCGACTGGCTGGAGAAGGACCCGGCACCGGCCGCCGGGTGA